In the Telopea speciosissima isolate NSW1024214 ecotype Mountain lineage chromosome 2, Tspe_v1, whole genome shotgun sequence genome, one interval contains:
- the LOC122652257 gene encoding serine/threonine-protein phosphatase PP1-like, which translates to MALQGQGIDPAVLDDIINRLLEVRSVRPGKQVQLSEAEIRQLCAASREIFLVQPNLLELEAPIKICGDIHGQYGDLLRLFEYGGLPPQANYLFLGDYVDRGKQSLETICLLLAYKIKYPENFFLLRGNHECASINRIYGFYDECKRRFNVRLWKAFTDCFNCLPVAALIDDKILCMHGGLSPDLTNLEQIKNLTRPTDVPDTGLLCDLLWSDPGREVKGWGMNDRGVSYTFGPDIVSEFLMKHDLDLVCRAHQVVEDGYEFFADRQLVTIFSAPNYCGEFDNAGAMMSVDESLMCSFQILKPAERKTKFMMSTKI; encoded by the exons atGGCCTTACAAGGGCAGGGAATCGACCCTGCCGTTCTTGACGATATCATTAATCGGCTTCTAGAAGTCCGATCTGTCAGACCCGGAAAGCAAGTTCAGCTCTCAGAGGCTGAGATCCGCCAGCTTTGTGCTGCTTCCAGAGAAATCTTCCTCGTGCAACCCAATCTATTAGAACTTGAAGCCCCGATAAAGATATGCG GTGACATTCATGGGCAATATGGTGACCTCTTAAGGCTTTTCGAGTATGGGGGCTTACCTCCCCAAGCCAATTATTTATTCTTAGGAGATTATGTGGATCGTGGGAAGCAGAGTTTGGAAACTATATGCCTCTTGCTtgcttataaaataaaataccccgaaaacttttttcttttaagggGAAATCATGAATGTGCTTCTATCAATCGCATATATGGATTTTATGATGAATGCAAACGGCGGTTTAATGTGAGACTTTGGAAAGCCTTTACGGATTGTTTTAACTGCCTCCCTGTGGCAGCTCTTATAGATGACAAGATATTATGCATGCATGGTGGCCTGTCCCCTGATCTGACAAACTTGGAGCAAATAAAAAACTTAACAAGGCCAACTGATGTTCCAGATACTGGTTTGCTTTGTGATTTACTCTGGTCTGATCCAGGTAGAGAAGTTAAGGGCTGGGGAATGAACGACAGAGGAGTTTCATACACCTTCGGCCCTGATATAGTGTCAGAATTCTTGATGAAGCATGATCTAGACCTTGTCTGCCGTGCCCATCAG GTTGTGGAAGATGGCTATGAATTCTTTGCTGATAGACAACTTGTTACAATATTCTCAGCCCCAAATTActgtggtgaatttgataatgcTGGTGCAATGATGAGCGTAGATGAAAGTTTAATGTGCTCCTTCCAAATTCTAAAGCCTgctgaaagaaaaacaaaattcatgatgtctacaaaaatctga